In one window of Amblyomma americanum isolate KBUSLIRL-KWMA chromosome 9, ASM5285725v1, whole genome shotgun sequence DNA:
- the LOC144103343 gene encoding uncharacterized protein LOC144103343, whose translation MAVVDSGYLFRLVDVGAPGRISDGGVFKRSPIGRKLHAGLLQLPSHSQLPGSHKTLPFAFIGDEAFQLREDFMRPFPGSREVPAERIFNYRLSRARCVENAFGILRARFRIFRGPINLSPENAERAVKAACVLHNFLCMESNGRSSYSPVGFADHEDVYGNIIDGAWGASTDTDSATFGLQPTHARKSVHSALQVRKQYAAYFANEGKVPWQWKLLEIDEPNCEEVQE comes from the exons ATGGCTGTAGTAGACAGCGGATATCTCTTTCGTCTCGTCGACGTTGGGGCTCCTGGCCGCATAAGTGATGGAGGCGTCTTCAAACGCTCTCCAATCGGCCGAAAGCTGCATGCTGGTCTGCTGCAGCTGCCTTCACATTCACAGCTGCCTGGCTCCCACAAAACACTCCCGTTTGCCTTTATAGGGGATGAGGCTTTTCAGCTGCGAGAAGACTTCATGAGACCATTCCCTGGATCTAGGGAAGTCCCAGCTGAGCGAATATTCAATTACCGTCTGAGCCGTGCACG atgTGTAGAGAATGCCTTTGGCATTCTGCGGGCACGGTTCAGAATCTTTCGTGGCCCCATCAACCTGAGTCCTGAAAATGCCGAACGGGCTGTGAAGGCAGCGTGCGTGTTGCACAATTTTTTGTGCATGGAGTCCAATGGACGCTCTTCATATAGCCCCGTTGGATTTGCTGACCATGAAGATGTGTACGGCAATATAATTGACGGTGCGTGGGGCGCGTCAACTGACACAGATTCGGCAACATTTGGCCTGCAGCCAACGCATGCACGGAAGTCTGTTCACTCGGCATTGCAGGTGCGCAAGCAGTATGCGGCGTACTTTGCGAACGAAGGAAAAGTACCCTGGCAGTGGAAATTGCTGGAAATTGATGAACCCAATTGTGAAGAAGTGCAAGAATAG